A stretch of DNA from Candidatus Krumholzibacteriia bacterium:
CTCGAGGGAAGCATCGAGCTGCGCCCTGCTGCCGCCGTTCGCGCTCGTGGCGACGTTCGTCAGCGCGAGCTCGGTCAAGGTCTTCTCCGCGGGGTAGCTGTTCGTCCCCGAGAGCTGCAGGAGGAGGAAGCTCTGTGTACTGGGCCGCACCGGCCGCGTCTCCAGGGCGACGGCGCTCAAGACGACGCGGTCGGCCGTGCTCACGGACTGGGAGAAGCGGTTCGCCACCGAACCGTCGACGGGCCCGTCGTTGCCGCTCGCCATGCCGATGGGAATGTCCGGGTCGCCGCTCAGACCGAGCCGGATGGTGCGTCCCAAGCCGGCGCCAGCGCCGAGGCTGATGGTGAAAAAGACCCGCAGTCCGCCGACCGGCACGGTCTCGCCGAGACCGGTGAGCTCCCAGCGGTTGCCGGTGAAGACCAAGGTCCCGAGCAGGCGCTCTTCGCCGTCCTGGAAACGACCGTTGCCGTCGTCCACCCACGCCTGCAGGACCTCGATGTCGCTCCCGTGGGCGGCAGTGCCGTGGTTGAAGAGGTTCAGCTTCTCCAGCACGTCGGGGCTGTAGCCGTTGGCCGGGAGCGTGATGTCGAAAGCGAGATTGCGTGCCGTGCCGGCGAAGAAGGTGCTGGCGGGAACCTCGTGCACCGTGATCTGCGCCGCCGACATGCCATTGACGAGGAAGGAGCCGGCAGGATCGAGGCTCCCGGAAACCTGGATCGTGCTCACGCCGGAGTGGCCCAGGTCGGTGGCATCGAGATGCAGGTCGAGGACGTCGCCATCCCGCGCTGCCAGCGACGGGGCACCGCGGAGGACGAGGGTCACGCTGTCCCCGGCCGCGATGGGGAGCGACCAGCTGCCGAAGTGAGCCCGGCCGGCGTTGAAGGCCGCCGTCGCCAGCGTGCTTCCGCCTTCGACGCCGAGAGTCAACGCCTCCCACTCGGCATCGCGCTCCGCCGGCGTTCCCGGTCCGGAGGTGTTGTTGGTGCCGTCGAGGGTGAGCAGCGTCTCGGCCGCGGTGGAGGCATTGACGACCCGCAAGCGATACACCGGGACCGGGGCCTGGCCGGGGAGCAGCGTGCTGCCGCTCTGGGACGCCGACAAGCGCAGGAGATGGCGCTGCGGCGTCACGTCGAGCGTCGCCACGTTGTTGCTCGCCACCGGGTCGGTTTGGCCGAGAGAACTCAAGCTGGCGGCGCAGCTGAGGGTGAGGCCGGCGGTGCCGGTGTCGACGCGGAGGGTGCGCTGCAGCACGTCGGTCGACTGCACCGCCATGGAACTGATCTGCCAGACGCCGGTGCTGCTCGACCAATTCCCCTGGGTCGCGATGTCGGAGACATAGGTGAGGCCCGCAGGGAGCGGCGCGGCGATGTTCACGTTGGTGGCGATGTCGGGGCCATGGTTCACCACGGTCAACGTCAACAGGATCGTATCGCCCTCGCGCGGGTTCGGATTGCTCGTCGTCATCACCAGGCCGATGTCCACGTTGGCCTGGAGGCCGTAACGACGCCCGAAGACTCCGTCCGCGTCGCCGCTGCCGTTCCCTTCCCAGACGATGACGAACTGCTCCAAGGCATCCAAGGCCACGGAGGCAGCGGATTGGTTGCCCGCGAGGGTGGAGTTGGCCACTTCCTCGCTGCCGACGGCGAAGCCGTCCTTGCTGAACTGCTGCACCCGTACGTTCCAATCCACGCCGGCAGTCGGGTCGTCGTCGCTCGTCCAGCCGACGACGTACTCGCCGCCGGTGTCGAGCTGGAGGCACGGGTCCTTCTGCACGCCGCTGGAAGCGCCGTGCACGAGGGTCTCCGCGGCGAGAGGGAATCCGGAGCCGCTCATGCGGCGCATGTGGATGTCCGTGTCGCCAGGGCCGACGTCGGTTTCCCAGGCCACGACGAAGTTGCCATTGGAGGCGCGGGACACCGCCGGATGGCGCTGCTCGCCGGCGGTGATCGCGTTCACGAGACCCTGGCTGCCCTGCGGTGTGCCGTTGCTGTCGAAGCGCCGGAAATAGATGTCGTGGTCGCCGCTCGGGCCCGGGCTCTCCCAGACGACGACGAAGTCGCCGTTCGAGTCGGAAGTGATATTGGGATGGGACTGCACACCCGTGGTGTCGCTGTTGACCAGGATCTCCGCCGTCCTGGGGGTGCCGTTGCTGCTGAACATGCGGGCGACGATGCCCTCGGGGTCGCCGGGCCCGGCGCCACACCAGACGACGACGAAGGCGCCGCCGTTGTCCATGGCCAGATCGGGATCGTCCTGCGCGCCCGCCGTCGTGGTGTTGACCGCGATCTCGCCGCCACGCGCATTGCCGGCGGCGTCGTAGGCGCGGGCGAAGATACCCTGAGTGTCGCCGGGTCCGGAGCCCGCCCAGGTCACCGCGAAGTTCCCCCCGGTGTCCAGATCCACTCCTGGCAAGGCCTGATCGCCCGCGGTGGTGCTGTTGACGCGGAACTCGCCGCCCACCCGCCCACCCGTGGCGTTGTAACGCTGGGCGTAGACGCCGAAGCCGCTCCCATCCTGGAGGGCGCTCTGCCAGACGACGATGGTGGCGGAGCCGCCGCGCGCCACGCTGCGGCCGCGGCGCGTGCCCCGCGCCAGGGACTGCGAATCGGCGACGGCGGAGTTGACCCGGAACTCGGGCCCCGCCGGCGTGGCGGCGTGGGCAGCGCTGGAGGCGCTAGCGGCGACGACAATGGCGAGCAGGAGAACGGCGAGAAGCGGCAGCTTCCGTGCGCCTTCCTTCTGTGGTCGTGATCCGACCGCAGGGCCGGCGAGAGGCTCGTTGTCGTTCCCGAAGGCGGAAGAGATCCTGGTCATGGTGTTCCCGGCTGGCGGTTCCGGGCGCGCTCCGCCCCCGCGGCGAAGCCCGCCCTCTGGATCCAGCAAGGATCGTGACCGTGCGTTGTGCAGGGGGGCAGGAGGTGGCGCGCCTTCCAGACGCGCCTCGGTGCGGTGCGACGGAGGACGAAGGCGCCTCAGCGTACCGCGAAGCGCCTGGTTCGCACTGCGAGCTGCGAAAGCGGCGGCGAAGTGCCGACGCGGCGCGGCACCTTGGAGCGCCGCGCCGGGGGATCACTTGGCCGCTGGCGGCTGCATGCCGAGATCGCGCATCCGGTACCTCGGCGTGTCGAAGCTGTCCGGCATGCTGGCGAACCTCTTCAGGTTTTCCGCCGACTGGAAGTAATAGGGCACGCCGGCGTGCTGCGTGTGCGGCGACTTCGCCGTGGGGCGGAAACGCATGCGGCTCACCGGATCGGTCACCAGGCTGCAGTATGCCGCCGGAGCGGCCGCGAAGCGCTGGCGCTCGGCGGGAGCGGCGAAGTAATAGAACTCCCAGTTCACCCGGGCGCAATGCAGGGAGTCGAGGCGCGCCGGTTTGGAGGCGTCGAACCAGCTGCGGAGCGCGATGCCGCGAGCGGTGAGGTAGGGGGTCGGGTCTTTCACGAAGACCCCGGGGCAAGGGGTTCAGCAGAAACCGATCGGCTGGGCGTTGACGTAGACCGCCGGGATCTTGGGGTTCAGCTTGTTCAGCCGCACGGCGCAGCGGTCGTTCAGCGACACCAGGGAATCGGCATATTTCACTCGCGGGTGGTCCGCGTCGGTGCCGGGAACGTGGTGGGGCGCCGCGGCGATGGCGGCGAGGCAGAGGAGAGCGAGCGGAACGGCGCGCACGGAGTGGGGGGACACGAGAACCTCCCGTCGCACAGGTGCAGCGGCGCTCAGCGTACGGTCACCTTAGGGTCGCCGGTCGACGCGGTCAAGCGCGGCGTCCTCGTTCCTCGAGGCGCTCGAGCCGGAGCCCGAGCGCTCCCAGCGCGCCGAGGAGGTCGGGCTTCGCGGTCAGGATGGGGAGCAACGGATCGCGGCGCTGGCGCGACAGCCGCGCTCGCAGGTTGTGCAGGGTGAACTGCCGTGGCGTGAGACGGGGGGTGACCTCGCTCCAGCGCAGCGGCGCCGACACCGGGGCGCCGGGCAGGGGTCGCACGCTATAAGGCGCCACCAGCAGCTGCCCGTGCCGGTTCTGCAAGAAGTCCAGGTAGACGCGGCCGCCGCGCAGTGCCGGGTTGCGCACCGTGGTGGCGATGTCGGCGTGCTCCGCCTCGATGACACGGGACAGCAGCGAGCCCAGCTGGCGGGACTGCTCGAAGGTGCACTGCCCGCCGAGGGGTACCAGTACGTGCAGGCCGGTGGAGCCGGTGGTCTTGACGAAGGACTCGAGGCCGATCTCTTCGCAGAGCGCGTGGATGGCGCGGGCGAGACGCACGACGTGGAGGAACGGCGCTGTTTTCGGATCCAGATCGAGGATGCACCAGTCGGGGTGCTGCAACGTTTGCGCCCGGCTCGGCCACACGTGCAGCAGAATCGCACCGAGGTTGGCGATGTAGAGGAGGGCGTCCTCGTCGTCGCAGAGGAAGTACTCGATCTCCCGTTCCGAGCTGTCGCTCCACACCCGCACCCGGCGAATCCAGCGGGGTACGAATTCGGGGGCGCTCTTCTGATAGAAGCTTTTGCCGGTGATGCCGTCCGGGTAGCGCGTCAGCACCAGCGGCCGGTCGCGGAGATAGGGCAGGAGCCAGGGGGCGACGGTGCGGTAGTACTCGATGAGGGCGCCCTTCGTCGTGCCTTCCTCTGGCCAGAACACTTTGTCCAAGTTGGAGAACTGGAAGGTGTGCGGGGTCGGCGGCGCGGCTCGGGAGGCGCTCGCCGCGGCAACCGGCGCGTCGCCGTCGTCGCCCGACGCATCCGCCTCGATGTCCTCTGCGTCGCTCGTGGCAGCATCCCCCGTGGCTGCCTCGCCCGCCGCTCCTTCGTCGCTCGCCGTCTCCGCGGCGCTCGCGTCCTCGGCCGCCGCCTCCGACCAGCGCCCGGCAGGGAGGGTGCATTCCTGCGGCGCTTTGTCGTCGCGCCAGCGGACGAACACCGGCGCCCGCAGCAAACCGTCCCGCGTCACCTCCTTGAAGCGCACCTCCACCACCCACTCGGGACGGACCCAGCGCGTCTCCGGGTCGGCGGGGGCCCCGGTGCACGGTGGTTCCGGTTGCACCATGGGGTCGAGGGCGGCGCGCATCGTGCGCAGCTGGGTGTCGTCGAAACCGGTGCCGACACGACCGGCGTAGACGAGGCCGCCCGCAGAGTGGGCTCCGAGCTCCAAGGCGCCGAAACCGGTGCGCTGGCCGCGCGGCGCGGTGAAGCCGCAGACGACGAAATCTCCCGTCCGCTCCACCACGATCTTGAGCCATTGCGGGGTGCGGCGGCCGACGTACTTCGAATCGGCGCGCTTGGCGATGACGCCTTCGAAGCCGAGCTGGCGCACGCTCTCGAACATCGCCATGCCGTGCTCGAGCACGTGTTCGGCGAGTCGCAAGGGTCCGTAGCGTGGCACCAGGGGTTGGAGCAGGCGCTTGCGCTCGTGCAGCGGCAGGCCACGCAGGTCGAAGCCCTCGAAGGCGAGGAGATCGAAGGCGTAGAGCGCCGCCGGCCGCCGTACGGCGGCGACATCGATGTCGCGGCTGCGGCGCAGCTGGCTGCGCTGTTGCAGGGCCTGGAACTCCGGCTTGCCCTGGTCGTCGGGCACCACGAGCTCGCCGTCGAGGACGAGGCCGTCGTAGGGCAGGGTGCGGAGTACGCGAGCGATTTCGGGGAAGAGCGGGGTGAGATCGTTGCCGTTGCGCGAGCGCAGCAAGGGCCGGCCTTGCTCGCGGGCGGCGAGCACCCTGTAGCCGTCGTACTTGAGCTCGAAGATCCACTCCGGTCCGGAGAAGGCTGCGGGCGCCGTTTCCGCCAGCGTCAGGTCGAGGCTGCGGGCGTCCACGGCGCGGCGGGGCGCGCCGAGCTCCTCTAGGGCGGCGAGGTTGGAAGCCGTGCGCGCTTGCCCGTCGCGCCGTTCCTCCAGGCTGAGGCCCGAGAGCACCGATTCTTCGTTGCTCGCATTCGTGGCGCTGGCCCAAGCGTCGGGCTTCTTGCGCAGGAGCCAGTCCTTGCCGCGAGTGCGCAGCAAGAGCCAGGTGCCGCGCAGCTTGTAGCCGTGCAGCTCGAAGTGCAGCTTGCCCGTCGCTTCCAAGGTGTCCGGGTCGTCGAGCGGCAACCAGCGTCCCAGGTCCCAGACGATGACGGCACCGGCGCCGTATTCCTTGGCCGGGATGACGCCTTCGAAATCGGCATAGTCCACCGGATGATCTTCGACTTGCACCGCGAGGCGGTTCACCTGCGGATCGAGGCACGGTCCTTTGGGCACGGCCCAGGACCATAGGGTGCCGCCCCACTCCAGGCGAAAGTCGTAGTGCAGGCGGCGGGCGGCGTGCTTCTGCACGCAGAAGAGGCGCGGGCGCGGGCCAGCGCCGCCGAAGGGCTCCGGCGTGCGCTGCGCCGAGCGCTTGGCGCGATAGGGCTCCAGACGTGAGCGGCGGCGAGAATCGTCCTTGTTCATAGGCGATCCATCCTTATAATAACACCATGGCACCGCGGCCCTTGGCTTCGGCCACCATATCCTTCGGTCTCGTCTCCATCCCGGTGAAGCTGTTCACCACGGTGGAGTCGTCCGAGGCCATTTCCTTCCGCATGCTGCACCAGAAGTGCGGCTCTCCCGTCAAATACCAGACCTGGTGCCCGAAAGACGACCTCAAGGTGGAGCGCGACGCCACCGTCAAGGGCTACGAGTACGCCAAGGACCGCTTCGTCGTCTTCACCGCCGACGAGATCAAGGCGCTGGAAGAGGAAGCCACCAAGGCCATCGCCATCGAGGAGTTCGTCGACCTGGGCAAGATCGACCCGGTCTACTTCGACAAGGCCTACTACTTGGCGCCGGAGAAGGGCGGCGAGCGCGCCTACAAGCTGCTCGCCCACACCATGGCGGAGCGGGGGCTGGCGGGGCTGGCGAAGTACGCGGCGCGGGGCAAGCAATACCTGGTGATGGTGCGCGCCGTCGGCGACGGCCTGGTGATGCAGCAGCTGCACTACGCCAAGGAGGTGCGCGCCTTCGCCGACGTGCCGCGGCCGAAGACCGAGGTCAAGGACAGCGAGCTCAAGCTGGCGCGCCAGCTGGTGGAGCAGTCGATCTCCGACAAGTTCCAACCGGAGAAGTACGAGGACGACGTGCACAAACGGGTGATGCAGGTCATCACGCAGAAGATCGAGGGCGAGGAAGTCACCTTCGCCCCCAGCGAAGCCCCCAAGGCCCAGGTGATCGACCTCATGGAGGCGCTGAAGGCGAGCCTGGCCCAGATCTCCGGCGGCGGGGCCGCGCCCCATCCTGCCGCCAAGGCGACCCCTCGCAAGGCCGCCGCCAAAGGCGTGCGCAAGCGCGCCGCCAAGTAGCTTCCCGCCGCGCTCCCTCCCACGGCATCACGCGTCCGGCTCCGAGCCTCGGCCTCCCCGTGGGCTGGCCCGGCTCGACTTCCGACGCACGGGCAGCGAGCCGCTTCCCCGCGCCGCTGCTGCATCCGGAAGATGCTTCCCAAGCCCCGGCGGCTGTGTTATCTGGAACCACGGTGGTATTCGTGCAGAAGCAGCTCGAGCGTCGTCGCCGGCCGCCCTTCCCTCACGGCTACACCGTGAGCGAGGCCGCCCGTCTCCTCGACGTGCCGGCGAGCCGCGTGTATGCCTACGTGCGCGCCGCCTTCCTCGAACCGCGGCGCGGCCCGCGGGGCGAATACCGCTTCACCTTCCAGGATCTGGTGCTGCTGCGCACGGCGAAGGAGCTCTCCCAGCAGCTTTCGCCCCGCCGGGTGAAGCGCGCCCTCGCCAGCTTGCGCCGCCAGTTGCCCGTCGGACGCGAGCTCGCCGGCTTGCGCATCCTCTCCGACGGCGAACGCGTCCTGGTGCGGGACGGCGACAGCAGCTGGCTGCCCGAGTCGGGGCAGACGCTCTTCGACTTCCAGGTGGCGGAGTTGTCCCAGGGGGTGGAACCCCTGGTGCGGCAGGCGGCGCAGGCGGCGGAAAGCCGTGCCGAGGCCCTGGGCGCCGAGGACTGGTATGAGCTTGCCTGCGAGCTGGAGACGGTGGATGCGGCGGAGGCGCAGGAGGCCTATGGGCGCGCCCTCGCCCTCGATCCGGCGCACGTGGATGCACACGTGAACCTGGGGCGGTTGCTGCACGAAGCCGGCGACCGCCGCGGCGCCGAAGCGCACTACCGCGCGGCTCTGCGGGCCGAGGCCGAAGATGCCACCGCGGCCTACAACCTGGGTGTGCTGCTGCAGGAAGGCGGCCGCACGCTGGAGGCGGTGCAAGCGTACCAGCAAGCCATCCGTGCCGATCCGCAGCACGCCGACGCGCACTTCAACCTGGCGCATCTCTACGATGAGCTCGGGCGCAAGCAGAGCGCCGTGCGCCACCTGCAGATCTACCGCAGCCTGGAGACGGGCTCCCACTGAAACACTAGGCCTCAGGCGGACGGTTCTCCTGCCGGCTGTTTCACCGCACGCTTGCGGGCGTTCTCGTCCAGCAGGGTCTTGCGCATCCGGATGCTCTGGGGCGTGATCTCGACCAGCTCGTCCGAGTTCAAGTACTCGAGGACTTCCTCCAGGCTCATCTTGATCGCCGGCGCGATCTTCATGTTGCGGTCCGAGCCGGCGGCGCGCATGTTGGTGAGCTTCTTGCCGCGCTGGGCGTTGACCAGGATGTCACCCTCCTTGGAGTTCTCGCCGATCACCTGCCCGGTATAGAGCCTGTCGCCCGGTTCGACGAAGAAGCGGCCGCGGTCCTGCAAGGCGTCCAGCGCATACGCCACCGCGATGCCCTCGGCCATGGAGACGATGCTACCGGTCTGGCGTTGTGGAATCGAGCCCTTGAAGTACTCGTACTCGTAGAAGCGGTGGTTGATGACGATCTCGCCGGAGGTGGCGCGCAGCATGCGGCTGCGGAAGCCGATCAAGCCGCGGCTCGGCACGTGGAACTCGAGCCGGGTCCGTTCGGCACCTTGCTGCATCTGCACCAGCGTGCCCCGGCGGGTGCCGACGTACTCGATCACCGTGCCCGCCAGATCCTGCGGCACGTCCACCGTCAGCACTTCCACGGGTTCCGCCTTGCGGCCGTTGATCTCCTTGTAGATGACCCGCGGCTGGCCGACCATGAATTCGTAGCCTTCCCGCCGCATGTTCTCCATGAGGATGGACAGGTGCAGGATGCCGCGGCCCGAGACCCGGAAGGTATCGGTGTTGGCGGTCTCCTCGACGCGCAGGGCCACGTCGCGCTCCGCCTCCTTGAGCAAGCGCTCGCGCAGGTGGCGGCTGCTGACGTACTTGCCTTCCTTGCCGAAGAACGGGCTGTCGTTGACCAGGAAGCTCATGGAGAGCGTCGGCTCGTCGACGGCGACGAAGTGCACCGGCTCCGGGGATTCCGGGTCGGTGATGGTGTCGCCGATGTCCACGCCTTCGAGCCCGACGGCGGCGCAGATATCGCCGCACTGCACCTCCTTCACCTCCCGCCGGCCGAGGCCGTCGAAGACGAAGAGCTGGCGGATGCTGTTCTTCTCGCTGGTGCCGTCGCGCTTGAGGAGCAGCACGGGCTCCTGGGCTTGGAGCGTGCCGCGGAAGACCCGGCCGATGCCGATGCGGCCGACGTAGTCGCTGGTGTCGAGGGTGGTCACCAGCATCTGCAGCGGGCCTTCGACCACGGGCGGCGGCGGCACGTGCTCGACGATGGCGTCCAGCAGCGGCACCAGGTCGCGCCGCGGCTCGTCCAGCTCGCTCACGGCCCAGCCCTCGCGGCCGGCGGCATAGAGGGTGGGGAAGTCGAGTTGGTTGTTGTTGGCCTCGAGCTCGACGAAGAGCTCGAAGACTTCGTCCAGCACTTCCAGGGACCGGGAGTTGCGCCGGTCCACCTTGTTGATGACGACGATGGGCTTCAAGCCCAGCTGCAGGGCTTTCTGCAGCACGAAGCGCGTTTGCGGCATGGGGCCTTCGAAGGCGTCGACGAGCAGCAGGACGCCATCGGCCATCTTCAGAACTCGCTCCACCTCGCCACCGAAGTCGGCGTGGCCCGGCGTGTCGACCAGGTTGATGCGTACATCCTTCCAGGTGACCGCGATGTTCTTGGCCAGGATGGTGATGCCGCGCTCGCGCTCCAGGTCGTTGGAGTCGAGGACGCGCTCTCGGACCTCCTGGCCGGCACGGAAGACGTGGCACTGCCGCAGGATCTGGTCCACCAGCGTGGTCTTGCCGTGATCCACGTGGGCGATGATGGCGACGTTGCGGATGGACATCACGAGGGCACGGTGAAGGTGCGGGATTCGCCGGGCAGCGCCTCGACAGAGGCCGCCGGCCTCTGCAACGGTGGCGGGTCCGTATACCAGAAGAGACAGGGGGCGCGCACCGCACCATCCCGGCAGTCTGCGACCAGGAGCGCCATCGCCGCGGCGCCGGCCGCGGAGTCGAGCGCCACCCCTTCCACCTCGCGGAGCAGCGTCCGCGCCTGTCGGGGCGTAGGGCTCGCGGCGGTTGCAGCAACGCTCACCAAGCGCCCCGCCAGGAGTGCGTGGGCTGGAAAGTCGTGCACATGGCGGCGGAGGAAAGTGTCGCTCCGCCGCGCCAGGCGCAGGGCGCGCTGGCGCACCGCCTGCCCAGGCGGGCAGACGACCACGGTGCGAAGGCCCGCCAGCTCGCAGCCCAGGGCCAGGCCGGCCAGGGTGGCGGTGGAATCCGTGCCGGCGTAGAGCCGCTCAGGTTCGGGCAGGATGCCGCAGCGGATCTGGCGTTGCAGCTCGAAGACGGCGTTGACCGTGCCGAGGGCGCCGAACAGCGCCGCGCGCCACGGCCAGACCACGAAGGGCAGGCGCGGGCCGCCGCGCCGTGGCGCACGGGCCGTGCAGCGCCGCAGCAGACGGAGGAACGCGACGGGGCCGCCGTCCAACCGGTGCAGATCGGCGCCGAAGCTCCGCTCCAGCGGCGGCGTGTCGCGCCCCACTGGGTCGGGGCCCCTGCCCCTCAGGGCGAGAATCGTCTCCAAGTCGAAATGCTGGGCGAAAGCGGTGAGCGCCAAGCAGGGCCGGCTGCCGGCATGACCGAAGGCGAGGAGCCGCCGCGAGCCCCGCCGGAGGGCGACGCCGAAGAGGAACTCCAGCTCTCGGGCTTCCGAGCCACCGAAACGCTCGCTCGTGCGGTCCTCGCGCTTGAGCCAGATCGCTGGCCCGCGGACGTGGGCCTGGAGCCGCGGCAAGAGCTCGACCGGCGTCGGCCGCGCCAAAGGCGTCCACGCGAGACGCTGGCGGAGCTCGGGGTAGTGCCTGAAGAGCTCGGGAGGTGCGATCATGTGCTTCATTATACCCCGCCTTCGTGGAGGGGCAAGCGTCGGCGCTTCCCGAGCCAGGGTGCAAGAATCCGGAGGACGCGGCGGATCAGGTGGCGAGCACCGTGGGAACGAGCGCCGGCGCCTGCCACACGCCGGCGATGGCGCGATCGCAACGGGAACAGCGGCCGGAGCGCAGCCGGTACCGCAGCACCTGGAAACCGTAGCGTTCGATGACCGCCAGGCCGCAGCCCGGGCAATGGGTGTTCTCCCAGGCGCCGACGCGTCCCGGCAAGTTCCCGGCGTACACGTGATGCAAGCCGGCGTCGCGGCCGCGCTCGCAGGCGCGCAGCAGGGTGGCGACCGGTGTGTTCGACCGGTCGGTCATCTTGTAGTCCTGATGGAAAGCCGTCACGTGCCAGGGGATGTCCGGGGAGATCTGCACCAGGTAGCGGGCGATGTCGGCGAGCTCGGCGTCGGAGTCGTTCCACCCCGGGATCACCAGCGTCACCACCTCGACCCAGAAGCCCATCTCCACCAGGAGGGGGATGGTGGCGAGGATGCGATCCAGCCGGCCGCCCAGGCTGCGGTAGTTGCGGTCCCGGAAGCTCTTCAAGTCCACCTTATAAAGGTCGACCCAGGGCCGCAGATATTGCAGCACCTGGGGGGTGGCGTTGCCGTTGGAGATGTAGGCGGTGACGAGGCCCTGTGCCTTGGCCAGCCGGAAGACCTCGACCGCCCATTCGGAGGTGATGAGCGGTTCGTTGTAGGTGCTGGCGAGGGTGGTGGCGCCGTGGCGCCCGGCCAGCTCCACCAGCTCTGCGGCGCTCATCGGGCGCGCCGGCGCCACCGCCGCGGGGTCCCGGAGGGCTTGCGAGGTGACCCAGTTCTGGCAGTAGGCGCAGTGCAAGTCGCAACCGAGCATGCCGAAGCTCAGGGCTTCGGTGCCCGGGAGAGCGTGGAAGAAGGGCTTCTTCTCGATGGGATCGCACATGAGAGCGGCCACGTAGCCCGAAGGGACGCGCAGAGTGCCGGCCTCGTTGAAGCGCACCTGGCAGATGCCCGGACGGCCTGGCGGAATCTTGCAAGCATGGCCGCAGGACCAGCAGCGCACCCACTGGTCCGGGAGAGGAGTGCAGAGCTCCGGGGCGCCCGCCACGGTGAAGCGTTGCAAGGTGGTGGCGAGGCCGTTCGCGCCCTTGTCCTCTGTCTTCGCCATAGCTGCTCCCTCCTCCATAGTAGGGAGGTCGGCGCGGCGTCGACAAGGGCGGCAGGAACCGCGCCGACTACAGTCGGGCGGGGCGGACTTCGAGACGTTCGAGGCGCTCGAGGGCCTGGCGAGCCAGCAGGTAACCGGGCTCGAGCGAGAGCGCCTCACGATACTTGCGGATGGCGTGCTCGAAGTCGGTGAGCTTCTCGTAGGCCCGGCCCAAGTTGTAATGGGCGTAGTGGTAGGTGAGGTAGCGCGGGCAGCGCAGCGCTTGCTCCAGGAAAGGAATGGCTTCGTTGCAGCGCCCGAGGGCGAGGAGATAGGCGCCGATATCGTTCCAGGGGTTGCCGAAGTCGGCGTCGAGAGCGATGGCGCGGCGACACAGCTCGATGGCGCCTTCGTACTCGCCCCGCATGCTCCGCGTCCAGGCCATGAAGGTGTAGGCCTCGGGGCTCTCCATGCAGTCCAGCGAACGCTGGTAGTAATGGACCGCCCGCTCCAGATCGCCTTGCATCTGCAGCTCGTAGGCGAGCTCGAAGTAATCCTGCGCCATCAGAGCCACTTGTTGGCTGGGCAAGCCGTTGCCTCCCCGACGAATCAGGCCGGTGCCGGCGCGACCTCGGCGTAGACGCGGCGCAGATCGGTGGCGGCGCGGCCGCCGTCGAAACCCGCCGTGGCCAGAGCCCGCAGCGGTTCGCCGAGCTCGGGCCGGAGCCGCGCCAGGCGTCCGATCTTCTCCTCGAGCTCGCGCACCGGCGGCGCCTCGACGCGCAGCACGCACAGTCGCCCGATCTCCGGCGAAATCCCTTCGCTCACCAAGCGGGCCACCGCGTCGATGCCGGCTTGGTCACTGGCCAGCGGTAGCACGCCGCACGCCAAGGCCTCGAAGAGCATCTGCGAAGGCGGACGCGAGGCGGTGCCGGGCATGACGAAGACATCGGACAAGCGCAGCAAGGCGGCGAATTCCGTACGCGTCACCCGGCCGACGAAGCGCACTCGCCGCTCCGGCTCGATCCTGGCCGCGACGCGCCACCAATCTTCCGCCCGGTGCTCGAGCTGCAAGCGTTCCAGATGGTCCACCAGCGGCTGGCAGAGCTCGCTCGTCGCCACCACGTCGTGGAGTAGCTCGGCCCGCCCGGCCGCCAGCGCCGCCCGCAGCCCGTCGGTGAGCGGGTCGCCTGCGCCCACCGCCACCACCTGCAAGGCCGGCTGCAGGCGCAAGAGCTCCGGGAGGGCGAAGAGGAGCTGCTCGAAGCCGTGGCGATCCTCGCGGGACTCCACCGCGAGGACGACGAAGCTCTGCAACCAGTCCAAACCTTCGAGGCGCCCGCGCAGCTCGCGGCGCCCGAG
This window harbors:
- a CDS encoding Ku protein translates to MAPRPLASATISFGLVSIPVKLFTTVESSEAISFRMLHQKCGSPVKYQTWCPKDDLKVERDATVKGYEYAKDRFVVFTADEIKALEEEATKAIAIEEFVDLGKIDPVYFDKAYYLAPEKGGERAYKLLAHTMAERGLAGLAKYAARGKQYLVMVRAVGDGLVMQQLHYAKEVRAFADVPRPKTEVKDSELKLARQLVEQSISDKFQPEKYEDDVHKRVMQVITQKIEGEEVTFAPSEAPKAQVIDLMEALKASLAQISGGGAAPHPAAKATPRKAAAKGVRKRAAK
- the ligD gene encoding DNA ligase D produces the protein MNKDDSRRRSRLEPYRAKRSAQRTPEPFGGAGPRPRLFCVQKHAARRLHYDFRLEWGGTLWSWAVPKGPCLDPQVNRLAVQVEDHPVDYADFEGVIPAKEYGAGAVIVWDLGRWLPLDDPDTLEATGKLHFELHGYKLRGTWLLLRTRGKDWLLRKKPDAWASATNASNEESVLSGLSLEERRDGQARTASNLAALEELGAPRRAVDARSLDLTLAETAPAAFSGPEWIFELKYDGYRVLAAREQGRPLLRSRNGNDLTPLFPEIARVLRTLPYDGLVLDGELVVPDDQGKPEFQALQQRSQLRRSRDIDVAAVRRPAALYAFDLLAFEGFDLRGLPLHERKRLLQPLVPRYGPLRLAEHVLEHGMAMFESVRQLGFEGVIAKRADSKYVGRRTPQWLKIVVERTGDFVVCGFTAPRGQRTGFGALELGAHSAGGLVYAGRVGTGFDDTQLRTMRAALDPMVQPEPPCTGAPADPETRWVRPEWVVEVRFKEVTRDGLLRAPVFVRWRDDKAPQECTLPAGRWSEAAAEDASAAETASDEGAAGEAATGDAATSDAEDIEADASGDDGDAPVAAASASRAAPPTPHTFQFSNLDKVFWPEEGTTKGALIEYYRTVAPWLLPYLRDRPLVLTRYPDGITGKSFYQKSAPEFVPRWIRRVRVWSDSSEREIEYFLCDDEDALLYIANLGAILLHVWPSRAQTLQHPDWCILDLDPKTAPFLHVVRLARAIHALCEEIGLESFVKTTGSTGLHVLVPLGGQCTFEQSRQLGSLLSRVIEAEHADIATTVRNPALRGGRVYLDFLQNRHGQLLVAPYSVRPLPGAPVSAPLRWSEVTPRLTPRQFTLHNLRARLSRQRRDPLLPILTAKPDLLGALGALGLRLERLEERGRRA
- the typA gene encoding translational GTPase TypA, translated to MMSIRNVAIIAHVDHGKTTLVDQILRQCHVFRAGQEVRERVLDSNDLERERGITILAKNIAVTWKDVRINLVDTPGHADFGGEVERVLKMADGVLLLVDAFEGPMPQTRFVLQKALQLGLKPIVVINKVDRRNSRSLEVLDEVFELFVELEANNNQLDFPTLYAAGREGWAVSELDEPRRDLVPLLDAIVEHVPPPPVVEGPLQMLVTTLDTSDYVGRIGIGRVFRGTLQAQEPVLLLKRDGTSEKNSIRQLFVFDGLGRREVKEVQCGDICAAVGLEGVDIGDTITDPESPEPVHFVAVDEPTLSMSFLVNDSPFFGKEGKYVSSRHLRERLLKEAERDVALRVEETANTDTFRVSGRGILHLSILMENMRREGYEFMVGQPRVIYKEINGRKAEPVEVLTVDVPQDLAGTVIEYVGTRRGTLVQMQQGAERTRLEFHVPSRGLIGFRSRMLRATSGEIVINHRFYEYEYFKGSIPQRQTGSIVSMAEGIAVAYALDALQDRGRFFVEPGDRLYTGQVIGENSKEGDILVNAQRGKKLTNMRAAGSDRNMKIAPAIKMSLEEVLEYLNSDELVEITPQSIRMRKTLLDENARKRAVKQPAGEPSA
- a CDS encoding tetratricopeptide repeat protein, with translation MQKQLERRRRPPFPHGYTVSEAARLLDVPASRVYAYVRAAFLEPRRGPRGEYRFTFQDLVLLRTAKELSQQLSPRRVKRALASLRRQLPVGRELAGLRILSDGERVLVRDGDSSWLPESGQTLFDFQVAELSQGVEPLVRQAAQAAESRAEALGAEDWYELACELETVDAAEAQEAYGRALALDPAHVDAHVNLGRLLHEAGDRRGAEAHYRAALRAEAEDATAAYNLGVLLQEGGRTLEAVQAYQQAIRADPQHADAHFNLAHLYDELGRKQSAVRHLQIYRSLETGSH